Proteins from a single region of Shinella zoogloeoides:
- the queA gene encoding tRNA preQ1(34) S-adenosylmethionine ribosyltransferase-isomerase QueA, whose translation MRVDLFDFDLPEENIALRPVTPREAAKLLVVQPETETPYLDRTVGDLPSLLRAGDALVFNDTRVIPAQLEGIRHREGAGGQKVSATLHMRIAGDRWKAFAKPGKRIKLYDRITFGAGEELSAIVEEKGEGGEVTLHFDASGPALDRAIATVGHIPLPPYIASKRADDEADRKDYQTIYAREEGAVAAPTAGLHFTDALFEKLDALGVERHFVTLHVGAGTFLPVKADDTTEHVMHEEIGYVSEETAAALNAVKARGGRIVSVGTTSLRLLESAADPDGTIKPWSGATGIFITPGYRFRTADILMTNFHLPKSTLFMLVSAFSGLKTMRGAYAHAISTGYRFYSYGDSSLLFRDHR comes from the coding sequence ATGCGCGTCGACCTCTTCGATTTCGATCTGCCGGAAGAAAACATCGCGCTGCGTCCGGTGACGCCGCGCGAGGCGGCAAAGCTGCTCGTCGTCCAGCCGGAAACCGAAACGCCCTATCTCGATCGCACCGTCGGCGACCTGCCGTCGCTGCTGCGCGCGGGCGATGCGCTGGTCTTCAACGATACGCGCGTCATCCCGGCCCAGCTCGAAGGCATCCGCCATCGCGAAGGAGCGGGCGGCCAGAAGGTGTCCGCGACGCTGCACATGCGCATTGCCGGTGACCGCTGGAAAGCCTTTGCCAAGCCCGGAAAACGCATCAAGCTCTACGACCGCATCACCTTCGGCGCGGGCGAGGAACTCTCGGCAATCGTCGAGGAGAAGGGCGAGGGCGGCGAGGTCACCCTGCATTTCGACGCGTCCGGCCCCGCGCTGGACCGCGCGATCGCGACGGTCGGCCATATCCCGCTGCCGCCCTACATCGCCTCCAAGCGCGCCGACGACGAGGCGGATCGCAAGGACTACCAGACGATCTATGCCCGCGAGGAAGGGGCCGTCGCCGCGCCCACCGCCGGCCTCCACTTCACCGATGCGCTCTTCGAAAAGCTCGACGCGCTCGGCGTCGAACGGCATTTCGTGACGCTGCATGTCGGTGCAGGCACCTTCCTGCCGGTCAAGGCGGACGATACGACCGAGCACGTCATGCACGAGGAGATCGGCTACGTCTCCGAAGAAACCGCTGCCGCGCTCAACGCGGTGAAGGCGAGGGGCGGGCGCATCGTCTCGGTCGGCACGACCTCGCTGCGCCTGCTCGAAAGCGCAGCCGATCCGGATGGCACGATCAAGCCCTGGTCTGGCGCGACGGGCATCTTCATCACCCCCGGCTACCGCTTCCGCACGGCCGACATCCTGATGACCAATTTCCATCTGCCGAAGTCGACGCTCTTCATGCTCGTTTCGGCCTTCTCCGGCCTCAAGACGATGCGCGGCGCCTATGCCCATGCGATCTCGACCGGCTACCGCTTCTATTCCTACGGCGACTCCAGCCTGCTTTTCCGGGACCACCGATGA
- a CDS encoding DMT family transporter, whose amino-acid sequence MAAFLWALLGIAAGACIAIQAPINAMLGRGLGMPVAAACVSFLSGALILALVVATTASFEGRSPDWRGPDLWLYVAGGALGTVYVTTAIFLTPRIGAAAVMAFAVSGQLLAGILLDRIGFLGMAVREISMGRIAGAGLLVAGALMIRFL is encoded by the coding sequence ATGGCTGCATTCCTCTGGGCGCTGCTCGGCATTGCGGCCGGCGCGTGCATCGCAATTCAGGCTCCCATCAATGCCATGCTCGGCCGCGGGCTTGGCATGCCGGTCGCCGCCGCCTGCGTCTCGTTCCTGTCGGGCGCACTCATCCTTGCTCTCGTCGTCGCCACCACGGCCTCCTTCGAAGGCCGCTCGCCCGACTGGCGTGGGCCGGACCTCTGGCTCTATGTCGCCGGCGGCGCGCTCGGCACGGTCTATGTCACGACCGCCATCTTCCTGACGCCGCGCATCGGTGCTGCCGCCGTCATGGCTTTCGCCGTCTCCGGCCAGCTTCTCGCCGGCATCCTGCTCGACCGTATCGGCTTCCTCGGCATGGCCGTGCGCGAAATCTCCATGGGCCGCATTGCCGGCGCTGGACTGCTCGTCGCCGGTGCGCTGATGATCCGCTTCCTCTGA
- a CDS encoding peptidylprolyl isomerase, producing MRILRHAFAGALFLATATSAFVAQAADFITIQLKDGPVVIELNDKAPKHAERIKALAAEGKYDNVAFHRVIKGFMAQTGDVQFGNMENGFQPQAAGTGGSSQPDLPAEFSDIPFERGTVGMARAQDPNSANSQFFIMFAPGDFLNGQYTVVGKVVSGMEHVDKIKLGDDANNGSVTDPDRMIKVTVGK from the coding sequence ATGCGCATTCTCCGTCACGCCTTTGCAGGCGCCCTGTTCCTGGCAACCGCCACGAGCGCCTTCGTCGCCCAGGCCGCAGATTTCATCACGATCCAGCTCAAGGACGGCCCGGTCGTCATCGAGCTGAACGACAAGGCGCCCAAGCATGCCGAGCGCATCAAGGCGCTGGCCGCCGAAGGCAAATACGACAATGTCGCCTTCCACCGCGTGATCAAGGGCTTCATGGCCCAGACCGGCGACGTGCAGTTCGGCAACATGGAGAATGGCTTCCAGCCGCAGGCGGCCGGCACGGGCGGCTCCAGCCAGCCGGACCTTCCGGCAGAGTTCTCCGACATTCCGTTCGAGCGCGGCACGGTCGGCATGGCCCGTGCGCAGGATCCGAATTCCGCCAATTCGCAGTTCTTCATCATGTTCGCTCCCGGCGACTTCCTGAACGGCCAGTATACGGTCGTCGGCAAGGTCGTTTCGGGCATGGAGCATGTCGACAAGATCAAGCTCGGCGACGACGCCAACAACGGCTCGGTCACCGACCCGGACCGCATGATCAAGGTCACCGTCGGCAAGTAA
- a CDS encoding peptidylprolyl isomerase yields MAEIKDPENTIIMETTKGKVVIQLLPDLAPGHVARIKELAREGAYDGVVFHRVIEDFMAQTGDVQYGKTGGKDFNPARAGMGGSEKPDLKAEFSNTSHVRGTCSMARSQMPNSANSQFFICFTDAPWLNKQYSVWGQVVEGMENIDKIKRGEPVRDPDTIVSMKVAADVAA; encoded by the coding sequence ATGGCCGAGATCAAGGATCCGGAAAACACCATCATCATGGAGACCACGAAGGGGAAGGTGGTCATCCAGCTTCTTCCGGATCTGGCACCGGGACACGTCGCGCGCATCAAGGAACTGGCGCGCGAAGGCGCCTATGACGGCGTCGTCTTCCATCGCGTGATCGAGGACTTCATGGCCCAGACCGGCGACGTCCAGTACGGCAAGACCGGCGGCAAGGACTTCAACCCGGCCCGCGCCGGCATGGGCGGCTCCGAAAAGCCGGACCTGAAGGCCGAATTCTCCAACACGAGCCATGTGCGCGGCACCTGCTCCATGGCCCGCAGCCAGATGCCGAATTCGGCGAACTCGCAGTTCTTCATCTGCTTCACGGATGCTCCCTGGCTCAACAAGCAGTATTCCGTCTGGGGCCAGGTCGTCGAAGGCATGGAAAACATCGACAAGATCAAGCGCGGCGAGCCGGTGCGCGATCCCGACACCATCGTTTCGATGAAGGTTGCCGCCGACGTGGCGGCCTGA